Proteins from a genomic interval of Dunckerocampus dactyliophorus isolate RoL2022-P2 chromosome 5, RoL_Ddac_1.1, whole genome shotgun sequence:
- the ces3 gene encoding carboxylesterase 3, with amino-acid sequence MRILPIVYLLHLVAANAQETQGGSIDPVVSLRNGHIRGEIVSVKGTEIKVKQFLGIPFARPPVGPLRLAAPQDPEPWEGERDGTRQPPMCIQDAEIVVNVSKVMSVQYTPPELSEDCLYLNVYTRAEAKRGDKLPVMVWLHGGGLAIGAASQYDGAPLAAYENIVMVIIQYRLGILGFLGTGDEHVRGNWGFLDQLAALRWVQENIEAFGGDPQAVTIAGESAGGISASILTLSPQAQGLFQRAIFQSGVALVGTYTSSDSLALVKVVANLTGCYNSTSQILLQCLRGKSQEELVDATKKMKIYLGGVVDGVFLTDTAEELLKRKDMMQVPVMMGITNHEFGWLLPQNFVLPGWENGMTRESVLGMVNMFYPEGASLANSLIADEYLKNAKTPEEIRDGFTELMGDLLMTLPVVKAADYHTDAGIPVYMYEFGYRAEMHNHTRPTFVKADHGDDVVFVFGGCFWTGNIQIIGNITKEDERHCLTMMKYWANFVRTGSPNGPGMVTWPQYDRQKQEYMALDLKQTVRQKLKKDRVHFATVTLPQKVEMLAAKSGR; translated from the exons ATGAGAATACTGCCCATTGTTTATCTGCTTCATCTCGTGGCAGCGAACGCACAGGAAACACAAG GAGGGAGCATTGACCCAGTGGTCTCTCTGAGAAATGGCCACATAAGAGGAGAAATTGTGTCTGTGAAAGGCACAGAGATAAAAGTAAAACAATTCCTGGGAATCCCATTTGCCCGCCCTCCAGTGGGTCCCCTCCGGCTGGCTGCTCCCCAAGATCCAGAGCCTTGGGAGGGGGAAAGAGATGGAACACGCCAGCCTCCCAT GTGTATTCAGGATGCTGAAATTGTTGTCAATGTTTCCAAAGTCATGTCAGTACAGTATACCCCGCCAGAGCTTTCAGAGGACTGCCTGTACCTGAATGTGTACACCCGagcagaggcaaaaagaggtgacaaACTGCCG GTAATGGTGTGGCTCCATGGAGGAGGTTTGGCAATCGGTGCTGCTTCTCAGTATGATGGCGCTCCGTTGGCTGCTTATGAAAATATAGTGATGGTTATTATTCAGTATCGCCTCGGCATTCTGGGATTCCTGGG CACCGGAGATGAACATGTTCGAGGAAACTGGGGTTTCTTGGATCAGCTGGCAGCTCTTAGGTGGGTGCAGGAAAATATAGAGGCTTTTGGTGGCGACCCTCAAGCTGTCACCATCGCTGGAGAATCTGCAGGGGGCATCAGTGCGTCTATACTG ACTCTGTCTCCACAAGCTCAAGGATTGTTTCAAAGGGCAATTTTTCAAAGTGGAGTTGCATTGGTTGGAACCTATACTAGCAGCGATTCATTGGCTCTTGTCAAG GTTGTAGCCAACCTGACTGGATGTTATAACAGCACGTCACAGATACTGCTTCAGTGTTTGAGAGGAAAAAGCCAAGAAGAGTTAGTTGATGCGACCAAAAAG ATGAAAATTTACCTGGGAGGTGTGGTCGATGGTGTCTTTCTGACTGATACTGCAGAGGAGCTTCTAAAAAGGAAAGATATGATGCAGGTGCCAGTGATGATGGGGATAACCAACCATGAGTTTGGGTGGCTTCTACCTCAG AATTTTGTTCTTCCCGGCTGGGAGAACGGTATGACCAGAGAATCTGTCCTGGGGATGGTGAACATGTTCTATCCTGAAGGG GCCTCTTTAGCCAACAGCCTTATTGCAGATGAATACCTGAAAAATGCCAAAACTCCAGAAGAGATAAGGGACGGATTCACTGAACTTATGGGAGACCTTCTGATGACACTGCCTGTTGTCAAGGCGGCGGACTACCACACAG ACGCGGGTATTCCAGTTTACATGTATGAGTTTGGATATCGTGCGGAGATGCACAACCACACCAGACCGACTTTTGTGAAGGCAGATCATGGAGATGACGTTGTATTTGTGTTCGGAGGATGTTTCTGGACTGGAAATATACAAATTATag GCAATATTACCAAAGAGGATGAAAGACATTGTTTAACCATGATGAAATACTGGGCCAATTTTGTCCGTACTGG CTCTCCCAATGGTCCAGGGATGGTCACTTGGCCTCAGTATGACAGGCAGAAGCAAGAGTATATGGCTCTAGACCTGAAACAGACTGTAAGACAGAAACTGAAGAAGGACAGAGTCCATTTTGCAACAGTCACCTTACCCCAGAAAGTGGAAATGCTAGCTGCCAAATCTGGAAGGTGA
- the kiaa0513 gene encoding uncharacterized protein KIAA0513 homolog isoform X7 produces MESMTMDNLIDFDMSSEAPSLGVDRDNPQSHTDIFSPEPPSSKFPVQPLLPEPMAPTKSCSHHHHKDEDENESDATESADSENDMDPALTMWKLRRSSSSSAHSGEDNDSEAVERREFMKTYVEKVFHGRQDLDQEEKSRFGELCSGKNGKGREWFAKYVSAQRCHSKCVSEATFYRLVQSFAVVLFECHQMDDYSPAKNLMTMCFTYYYTGKSQPSPAELLDRGGPPVGLDSYLNKANSWLSGKKDAAERLLKNSSKTDVKGFFGGLESKLRSSVTPKTENGENSLETKPNLPVSEVPEENKEEKVYLYTHLKQQPIWHTLRFWNAAFFDAVDCERKKRSPTTNRGTQDEEKDKREKWRHMSQQERDDSSKMDENIAFGQLGAVQAVN; encoded by the exons ATGGAGTCGATGACAATGGACAATCTCATAGACTTCGACATGTCATCTGAGGCTCCAAGTCTTGGTGTGGATAGGGACAACCCTCAGAGCCACACAGACATTTTCTCTCCAGAGCCACCATCCTCCAAATTTCCTGTGCAACCCTTATTGCCTGAACCCATGGCACCCACCAAGTCCTGCTCACATCACCATCACAAAGATGAGGATGAAAATGAGAGCGATGCAACAGAGTCAGCAGACAGTGAGAATGACATGGACCCGGCCTTGACTATGTGGAAACTGAGACGCTCCTCATCCTCATCTGCGCACAGTGGTGAGGACAATGATTCTGAGGCAGTAGAGAGAAGAGAGTTCATGAAGACGTATGTGGAGAAAGTGTTTCATGGAAG GCAGGACTTGGACCAAGAAGAGAAATCTCGTTTTGGAGAGCTGTGCAGTGGCAAGAATGGGAAAGGCAGAGAGTGGTTTGCCAAATACGTCAGTGCGCAG CGCTGCCACTCTAAATGCGTGAGTGAAGCTACCTTCTACAGACTGGTGCAGTCTTTTGCAGTTGTGTTGTTTGA ATGTCACCAAATGGATGACTACAGCCCAGCCAAAAACCTCATGACTATGTGCTTTACATACTACTACACTG GAAAGTCCCAGCCGTCTCCTGCAGAGCTCCTTGATCGTGGTGGTCCTCCAGTTGGTCTGGACTCGTACTTAAACAAGGCCAACTCCTGGCTGTCTGGTAAGAAAGATGCTGCTGAACGGCTCCTTAAAAACTCATCGAAGACTGATGTCAAAGGCTTTTTTGGAGGCCTTGAAAGCAAGTTGAGAAGCTCAGTGACGCCAAAGACAGA GAATGGCGAAAACTCGCTTGAGACAAAACCTAATTTACCAG TGTCAGAGGTTCCAGaggaaaataaagaagaaaaggTCTACTTGTACACGCACCTGAAGCAGCAACCCATATG GCACACGTTGCGATTTTGGAATGCCGCATTCTTCGATGCAGTTGATTGTGAGAGGAAAAAGAGGTCACCAACTACAAA CAGGGGAACGCAAGATGAAGAGAAAGATAAAAG GGAGAAGTGGCGTCACATGAGCCAGCAGGAAAGGGATGACAGCTCCAAAATGGATGAGAACATTGCCTTTGGCCAGCTGGG
- the kiaa0513 gene encoding uncharacterized protein KIAA0513 homolog isoform X9 encodes MESMTMDNLIDFDMSSEAPSLGVDRDNPQSHTDIFSPEPPSSKFPVQPLLPEPMAPTKSCSHHHHKDEDENESDATESADSENDMDPALTMWKLRRSSSSSAHSGEDNDSEAVERREFMKTYVEKVFHGRQDLDQEEKSRFGELCSGKNGKGREWFAKYVSAQRCHSKCVSEATFYRLVQSFAVVLFECHQMDDYSPAKNLMTMCFTYYYTGKSQPSPAELLDRGGPPVGLDSYLNKANSWLSGKKDAAERLLKNSSKTDVKGFFGGLESKLRSSVTPKTENGENSLETKPNLPVSEVPEENKEEKVYLYTHLKQQPIWHTLRFWNAAFFDAVDCERKKRSPTTKEKWRHMSQQERDDSSKMDENIAFGQLGAVQAVN; translated from the exons ATGGAGTCGATGACAATGGACAATCTCATAGACTTCGACATGTCATCTGAGGCTCCAAGTCTTGGTGTGGATAGGGACAACCCTCAGAGCCACACAGACATTTTCTCTCCAGAGCCACCATCCTCCAAATTTCCTGTGCAACCCTTATTGCCTGAACCCATGGCACCCACCAAGTCCTGCTCACATCACCATCACAAAGATGAGGATGAAAATGAGAGCGATGCAACAGAGTCAGCAGACAGTGAGAATGACATGGACCCGGCCTTGACTATGTGGAAACTGAGACGCTCCTCATCCTCATCTGCGCACAGTGGTGAGGACAATGATTCTGAGGCAGTAGAGAGAAGAGAGTTCATGAAGACGTATGTGGAGAAAGTGTTTCATGGAAG GCAGGACTTGGACCAAGAAGAGAAATCTCGTTTTGGAGAGCTGTGCAGTGGCAAGAATGGGAAAGGCAGAGAGTGGTTTGCCAAATACGTCAGTGCGCAG CGCTGCCACTCTAAATGCGTGAGTGAAGCTACCTTCTACAGACTGGTGCAGTCTTTTGCAGTTGTGTTGTTTGA ATGTCACCAAATGGATGACTACAGCCCAGCCAAAAACCTCATGACTATGTGCTTTACATACTACTACACTG GAAAGTCCCAGCCGTCTCCTGCAGAGCTCCTTGATCGTGGTGGTCCTCCAGTTGGTCTGGACTCGTACTTAAACAAGGCCAACTCCTGGCTGTCTGGTAAGAAAGATGCTGCTGAACGGCTCCTTAAAAACTCATCGAAGACTGATGTCAAAGGCTTTTTTGGAGGCCTTGAAAGCAAGTTGAGAAGCTCAGTGACGCCAAAGACAGA GAATGGCGAAAACTCGCTTGAGACAAAACCTAATTTACCAG TGTCAGAGGTTCCAGaggaaaataaagaagaaaaggTCTACTTGTACACGCACCTGAAGCAGCAACCCATATG GCACACGTTGCGATTTTGGAATGCCGCATTCTTCGATGCAGTTGATTGTGAGAGGAAAAAGAGGTCACCAACTACAAA GGAGAAGTGGCGTCACATGAGCCAGCAGGAAAGGGATGACAGCTCCAAAATGGATGAGAACATTGCCTTTGGCCAGCTGGG
- the kiaa0513 gene encoding uncharacterized protein KIAA0513 homolog isoform X8, with translation MESMTMDNLIDFDMSSEAPSLGVDRDNPQSHTDIFSPEPPSSKFPVQPLLPEPMAPTKSCSHHHHKDEDENESDATESADSENDMDPALTMWKLRRSSSSSAHSGEDNDSEAVERREFMKTYVEKVFHGRQDLDQEEKSRFGELCSGKNGKGREWFAKYVSAQRCHSKCVSEATFYRLVQSFAVVLFECHQMDDYSPAKNLMTMCFTYYYTGKSQPSPAELLDRGGPPVGLDSYLNKANSWLSGKKDAAERLLKNSSKTDVKGFFGGLESKLRSSVTPKTENGENSLETKPNLPVSEVPEENKEEKVYLYTHLKQQPIWHTLRFWNAAFFDAVDCERKKRSPTTKGTQDEEKDKREKWRHMSQQERDDSSKMDENIAFGQLGAVQAVN, from the exons ATGGAGTCGATGACAATGGACAATCTCATAGACTTCGACATGTCATCTGAGGCTCCAAGTCTTGGTGTGGATAGGGACAACCCTCAGAGCCACACAGACATTTTCTCTCCAGAGCCACCATCCTCCAAATTTCCTGTGCAACCCTTATTGCCTGAACCCATGGCACCCACCAAGTCCTGCTCACATCACCATCACAAAGATGAGGATGAAAATGAGAGCGATGCAACAGAGTCAGCAGACAGTGAGAATGACATGGACCCGGCCTTGACTATGTGGAAACTGAGACGCTCCTCATCCTCATCTGCGCACAGTGGTGAGGACAATGATTCTGAGGCAGTAGAGAGAAGAGAGTTCATGAAGACGTATGTGGAGAAAGTGTTTCATGGAAG GCAGGACTTGGACCAAGAAGAGAAATCTCGTTTTGGAGAGCTGTGCAGTGGCAAGAATGGGAAAGGCAGAGAGTGGTTTGCCAAATACGTCAGTGCGCAG CGCTGCCACTCTAAATGCGTGAGTGAAGCTACCTTCTACAGACTGGTGCAGTCTTTTGCAGTTGTGTTGTTTGA ATGTCACCAAATGGATGACTACAGCCCAGCCAAAAACCTCATGACTATGTGCTTTACATACTACTACACTG GAAAGTCCCAGCCGTCTCCTGCAGAGCTCCTTGATCGTGGTGGTCCTCCAGTTGGTCTGGACTCGTACTTAAACAAGGCCAACTCCTGGCTGTCTGGTAAGAAAGATGCTGCTGAACGGCTCCTTAAAAACTCATCGAAGACTGATGTCAAAGGCTTTTTTGGAGGCCTTGAAAGCAAGTTGAGAAGCTCAGTGACGCCAAAGACAGA GAATGGCGAAAACTCGCTTGAGACAAAACCTAATTTACCAG TGTCAGAGGTTCCAGaggaaaataaagaagaaaaggTCTACTTGTACACGCACCTGAAGCAGCAACCCATATG GCACACGTTGCGATTTTGGAATGCCGCATTCTTCGATGCAGTTGATTGTGAGAGGAAAAAGAGGTCACCAACTACAAA GGGAACGCAAGATGAAGAGAAAGATAAAAG GGAGAAGTGGCGTCACATGAGCCAGCAGGAAAGGGATGACAGCTCCAAAATGGATGAGAACATTGCCTTTGGCCAGCTGGG